A single window of uncultured Pseudodesulfovibrio sp. DNA harbors:
- a CDS encoding zinc ribbon domain-containing protein YjdM, which translates to MENIPNCPKCQCEYVYFDGSILVCPECSFEFQAEDVAEKVYKDANGNVLVDGDTVVVTQTLKVKGASSDIKKGTKVKNIRLVEPEDGIHDISCKIPGFGSMMLKTSVVKKSS; encoded by the coding sequence ATGGAAAATATACCGAATTGTCCGAAATGTCAGTGTGAGTATGTGTATTTTGATGGCAGCATTCTTGTTTGCCCGGAATGCAGTTTTGAGTTTCAAGCCGAAGACGTGGCAGAAAAAGTCTACAAAGATGCCAATGGTAATGTTCTGGTCGATGGGGACACTGTTGTCGTTACTCAGACCTTAAAGGTTAAAGGTGCATCCTCTGACATTAAGAAGGGTACAAAGGTCAAAAATATCAGGTTGGTGGAGCCAGAAGATGGTATTCATGACATTTCCTGTAAGATCCCGGGATTCGGCTCAATGATGCTCAAGACATCAGTCGTTAAAAAAAGTTCATGA